A window from Pyrococcus kukulkanii encodes these proteins:
- a CDS encoding asparaginase, with protein MKLLMIGMGGTIASVKGSEGYESVLSAEEILKISRIKVDHEIEFVDLMNIDSTLIQPSDWVKLAEEVYKRASEFDGILITHGTDTLAYTASMLSFMVRGVDIPVVITGSMIPLTEKNSDAPLNLLTAIKFLEKGIGGIFVSFNGKIMLGVRTSKVRTMSKDAFESINYPVIAKLENNEIKILYRPNIASSSLTLDTRHEPKILVLKLIPGLSGDIISKAIEAGYKGIIIEGYGAGGIPYRNSDLLETISKVSASVPVVMTTQAVYDGVDLMRYKVGRMALRAGVIPAGDMTKEATVTKLMWVLGHTRKVEEVRELMKKNIAGELTRAS; from the coding sequence ATGAAGCTCCTCATGATCGGAATGGGGGGAACTATTGCGAGCGTGAAGGGAAGTGAGGGTTATGAGAGCGTTCTTTCCGCAGAAGAGATTCTAAAGATTTCACGCATAAAGGTTGATCATGAGATTGAATTTGTGGATTTGATGAACATAGATAGCACTTTAATTCAGCCGTCAGATTGGGTTAAATTAGCCGAGGAGGTATATAAGAGGGCAAGCGAATTCGACGGAATTCTGATAACCCATGGGACAGACACCCTCGCATACACGGCTTCAATGTTGTCTTTCATGGTTAGAGGCGTTGATATACCTGTAGTCATAACTGGCTCAATGATTCCACTCACAGAAAAAAACAGTGATGCTCCTTTAAACCTTCTAACGGCAATAAAATTCCTTGAAAAAGGCATAGGGGGTATCTTTGTATCCTTCAATGGGAAGATAATGCTTGGGGTTAGAACGTCAAAAGTTAGAACTATGAGCAAGGACGCTTTTGAGAGTATAAATTACCCCGTGATAGCAAAGCTTGAGAACAATGAAATAAAAATCCTTTATAGACCAAATATCGCAAGTTCCAGCTTAACATTAGATACAAGACATGAACCAAAGATCCTTGTTCTCAAGTTGATCCCTGGGCTATCGGGGGATATAATATCTAAGGCCATAGAAGCAGGATACAAGGGAATAATAATAGAAGGGTATGGAGCTGGGGGTATTCCCTATAGAAACAGTGACCTTCTGGAGACTATATCGAAAGTCTCAGCAAGCGTGCCAGTTGTGATGACGACCCAGGCAGTTTACGACGGTGTTGATCTAATGAGGTACAAGGTAGGGAGGATGGCCCTTAGGGCTGGGGTAATTCCCGCTGGGGACATGACAAAGGAAGCCACCGTTACAAAGCTAATGTGGGTCTTGGGCCATACAAGAAAAGTTGAAGAAGTTAGAGAGTTAATGAAGAAGAATATAGCTGGAGAGCTCACTCGAGCTTCTTGA
- a CDS encoding DUF2666 family protein, with protein sequence MEVVEFTMKHGGFIVGESVHEPIEDNMARFLARVSNTVLMKFPEYIEEVVDVKGILTLIPQGSLEEKLKVLKSPGISRKIGNYVREENKKLKKLLIEVAKAVLTREALKGELPVEFPGGRIEELKIEPRYKEDHVNFTVKYGEWIVVKRLIIDEKTPMLDVARLLASINETTINKIPRFARIDMDRIEEHFSEFRKVRKAEDIARLVGKFREFKPENNIEIRYAVNVMLSKLNLTIDPPAKNLEKYLEKAG encoded by the coding sequence GTGGAGGTTGTGGAGTTCACGATGAAGCATGGGGGATTTATTGTAGGTGAAAGCGTTCATGAACCCATAGAGGATAACATGGCAAGGTTTCTTGCCAGGGTTTCAAATACCGTTCTGATGAAGTTTCCAGAATACATAGAAGAAGTTGTGGACGTTAAAGGTATACTGACCCTTATTCCTCAGGGGAGCCTTGAAGAGAAGCTTAAAGTTCTAAAATCTCCGGGAATATCAAGGAAGATAGGAAACTATGTAAGAGAGGAAAATAAAAAGCTAAAGAAATTATTAATTGAAGTTGCAAAGGCAGTCCTCACGAGGGAAGCTCTAAAGGGAGAATTACCAGTGGAGTTCCCTGGGGGTAGGATAGAAGAACTAAAGATCGAGCCAAGGTATAAGGAGGATCACGTAAACTTTACAGTTAAATATGGAGAGTGGATCGTTGTTAAGAGGCTTATAATCGACGAGAAAACTCCAATGCTTGACGTAGCAAGATTACTTGCGAGCATAAATGAGACAACCATTAATAAAATACCGAGATTTGCGAGGATTGACATGGATAGAATAGAGGAACACTTCTCAGAGTTTAGGAAGGTTAGGAAAGCAGAAGACATAGCAAGGCTTGTTGGAAAGTTTAGGGAATTTAAACCGGAAAATAACATTGAGATCAGGTACGCAGTGAACGTTATGTTGTCAAAGCTGAACCTAACGATAGACCCCCCAGCCAAAAACCTTGAGAAGTACCTCGAGAAAGCGGGATGA
- a CDS encoding DHHA1 domain-containing protein has translation MDKGGFLDKVREAVETVKVHIELGHTIRIISHRDADGITAGAILVKALSREGAKVHVSIVKQVSEELVKQLKEEDYRIVIFSDLGSGSISLIKEHLGDRTVVILDHHPPETTETHERHILVNPVPFGANSVRDLSGSGVTYFFAKELNEKNKDLAYIAIVGAVGDMQENDGVFHGMNLDIIEDGKSLGILEVRKELRLFGRETRPLYQMLAYATNPEIPEITGDERKAIEWLRNKGFNPDKKYWELTEEEKKRLHDLLVIHMIKHGAGKEEIDRLIGDVVISPLYPEGDPRHEAREFATLLNATGRLNLGNLGVAVCLGNEEAFKRAMKMVEDYKREQIEARKWLIQNWSGEVWEGENVYVLYVGNNIRDTLVGIAASMAINAGLAKPEKPVIVFADTPEDPNILKGSARTTEKALAKGYHLGEALRKAAEIVGGEGGGHAIAAGIRIPRARLAEFRKLIDRLLGEQVKEHEYQS, from the coding sequence ATGGACAAGGGGGGATTCTTGGATAAGGTTAGGGAGGCCGTTGAGACCGTTAAAGTTCACATCGAGTTAGGTCACACTATAAGGATTATCTCCCATAGGGACGCAGATGGCATTACCGCGGGAGCAATTCTTGTGAAAGCCCTTTCTAGGGAGGGGGCCAAAGTTCACGTTTCAATAGTCAAGCAGGTTAGTGAGGAGCTCGTTAAGCAACTTAAGGAGGAGGACTATAGGATTGTTATATTCTCTGATTTGGGCAGTGGGTCAATAAGCCTCATTAAGGAGCATTTAGGCGATAGAACGGTCGTTATTTTAGACCATCACCCTCCAGAAACAACGGAAACTCATGAAAGGCACATTCTCGTAAATCCAGTTCCCTTTGGGGCCAACAGCGTTAGGGATCTCAGCGGTTCCGGAGTTACGTACTTCTTCGCCAAGGAACTTAACGAGAAGAACAAGGATCTTGCCTACATAGCGATAGTTGGTGCTGTAGGTGACATGCAGGAGAACGATGGAGTGTTCCATGGAATGAACCTTGACATCATAGAGGACGGCAAATCTCTGGGAATTCTTGAGGTTAGAAAGGAGCTAAGGCTCTTCGGTAGGGAGACTAGGCCCCTATACCAAATGTTAGCGTACGCAACGAACCCTGAGATACCTGAGATAACTGGAGATGAGAGAAAGGCTATTGAATGGCTGAGAAACAAGGGATTCAACCCTGACAAGAAGTACTGGGAATTGACTGAAGAGGAGAAGAAGAGACTTCATGACCTCTTAGTTATCCATATGATAAAGCATGGAGCGGGAAAGGAGGAGATAGACAGGCTAATTGGCGATGTCGTTATAAGCCCATTATATCCGGAAGGAGATCCAAGGCACGAAGCCAGAGAATTCGCAACTCTTCTTAACGCAACTGGGAGGCTCAACTTAGGTAACTTAGGCGTTGCGGTATGCTTGGGGAATGAGGAGGCATTTAAGAGGGCAATGAAGATGGTCGAGGACTACAAGAGGGAGCAGATAGAGGCGAGGAAGTGGCTGATACAGAACTGGAGTGGTGAAGTATGGGAGGGGGAGAATGTCTACGTTCTCTACGTCGGTAACAACATCAGGGACACCCTTGTCGGGATCGCCGCCAGCATGGCGATAAATGCGGGGCTTGCCAAGCCCGAAAAGCCGGTTATAGTGTTTGCCGACACTCCAGAGGATCCCAATATCCTAAAGGGGTCAGCGAGGACTACTGAAAAAGCTTTGGCCAAAGGGTACCACCTTGGAGAGGCCCTTAGAAAGGCTGCAGAAATAGTTGGGGGGGAGGGAGGAGGACATGCGATTGCTGCAGGGATTAGAATTCCTAGGGCAAGGCTCGCAGAGTTCAGGAAGCTTATCGATAGATTGCTCGGGGAGCAGGTGAAAGAGCATGAATATCAAAGCTAA
- a CDS encoding nucleotide pyrophosphohydrolase has protein sequence MSLQKDVDELIKKMGGYWTPAQMLTALVEEVGELADVILSFEGVKGEKDPSKLREEIGDVLFALVCIANYFEIDIEDALRNTIRKYSTRDL, from the coding sequence ATGAGCCTCCAGAAAGATGTTGATGAACTAATAAAGAAAATGGGGGGCTACTGGACACCAGCTCAAATGCTAACTGCCCTAGTTGAGGAAGTTGGAGAGCTTGCCGATGTAATTTTATCTTTTGAGGGCGTCAAAGGGGAAAAAGACCCATCAAAACTAAGGGAGGAAATAGGAGATGTTCTCTTTGCATTAGTCTGTATAGCCAACTATTTCGAAATTGACATAGAGGACGCCCTAAGAAATACAATCAGAAAATATTCAACGAGAGATTTGTGA
- a CDS encoding pyridoxal-phosphate dependent enzyme produces MHPKIRTLLAKFSRVELIPWETPIQYLPRISEMLGVEVYVKRDDLTGLGIGGNKARKLEFLLGDALAKGADTIITMGAVHSNHAFVTALAAKKLGLDVILVLRGKETLKGNYLLDKLMGIETRVYDVEKTPDLIPYAEKVAKELEEQGKRPYIIPIGGASPVGTLGYVRMVGELSTQISSLGLKFDSIVDAVGSGGTLAGILLGLELAGLEVEPVGMAVGIFGEKMTQKVVDLAKETAKLLDVSVELKEPKIYDYSFGAYGRIVREVAELIRLVGTKEGILLDPVYTGKAFYGLMDLAKRGELGERILFVHTGGMPGIFHYGEDMLRLLNLQ; encoded by the coding sequence ATGCACCCAAAGATTAGGACACTTCTTGCGAAGTTCTCCCGGGTTGAATTAATCCCCTGGGAAACACCAATCCAGTACCTTCCCAGGATAAGTGAAATGCTTGGTGTTGAAGTCTATGTAAAGAGAGATGACCTCACGGGCCTAGGGATAGGAGGAAACAAGGCGAGGAAGCTTGAGTTCCTCCTGGGGGATGCCTTAGCTAAGGGTGCAGACACGATAATAACAATGGGTGCTGTCCACTCGAATCATGCATTCGTAACGGCCTTAGCCGCTAAGAAGCTTGGACTTGATGTCATCTTAGTGTTGAGAGGAAAAGAGACCCTGAAAGGTAACTATCTCTTGGACAAGCTGATGGGAATAGAGACGAGGGTTTACGATGTTGAGAAAACTCCCGATTTGATTCCATATGCTGAGAAAGTTGCTAAGGAATTAGAAGAGCAGGGCAAAAGGCCATATATAATCCCAATAGGTGGAGCATCTCCGGTTGGAACCTTGGGCTACGTCAGGATGGTAGGGGAGTTATCAACTCAGATAAGCTCGCTAGGCCTAAAGTTTGATAGTATAGTTGATGCAGTGGGAAGCGGCGGCACTTTAGCTGGAATACTCCTAGGCCTTGAGCTGGCAGGTCTTGAAGTGGAGCCAGTTGGCATGGCAGTTGGAATATTTGGTGAGAAGATGACACAGAAGGTCGTTGACTTAGCTAAGGAAACTGCAAAGCTTTTAGACGTGAGTGTAGAGCTTAAGGAGCCCAAGATTTATGATTACAGCTTTGGCGCTTACGGTAGGATAGTTAGGGAGGTTGCGGAGCTAATAAGACTTGTTGGAACTAAGGAGGGAATCCTCCTTGACCCGGTGTACACAGGTAAGGCTTTCTATGGCTTAATGGACCTCGCGAAGAGGGGAGAGTTAGGCGAGAGGATTCTATTCGTACACACGGGCGGAATGCCCGGAATATTCCACTACGGCGAGGATATGCTTAGGCTGTTAAATCTTCAATAG
- a CDS encoding PrsW family intramembrane metalloprotease, which yields MSFLTYLIFFAYAPALALLWYFYHQDKLEPEPKKVVINTFILGGSLSIAIAVILENILVPRWFQTIPALLPATFFYMALVAGVVEEPAKAVAIKYAYNTGNLFGIMDGVIYGVAAGLGFAATENLLYGLGYGLGTTISRALLTPFAHATWSAIVGVGYGLKAEGKVYTVAPYFIIAMFLHFLWDYFAFLSTIVSLYSILLWLLLLLNFLILRRLIILGKIEDMQRYWWYWLLGGRRW from the coding sequence GTGTCCTTCCTCACTTACCTCATATTTTTCGCATATGCGCCTGCTCTGGCTCTACTCTGGTATTTCTACCACCAAGACAAGCTCGAGCCGGAACCGAAAAAAGTTGTAATAAATACTTTCATACTGGGTGGTAGTCTGTCAATAGCCATCGCCGTAATCCTTGAGAACATCTTGGTGCCAAGATGGTTTCAAACTATCCCTGCTCTCCTTCCAGCCACGTTCTTTTATATGGCTCTAGTTGCCGGGGTAGTTGAGGAACCAGCCAAGGCAGTGGCAATAAAGTATGCGTATAATACAGGCAACTTGTTTGGCATAATGGATGGAGTAATCTATGGAGTTGCTGCCGGGTTGGGCTTTGCGGCCACGGAAAACCTCCTATATGGTCTGGGATACGGTCTGGGAACCACGATTTCAAGGGCTTTATTAACACCTTTTGCCCATGCAACATGGAGTGCCATAGTGGGAGTGGGGTATGGACTAAAGGCGGAGGGAAAGGTTTACACAGTTGCCCCTTACTTTATTATAGCAATGTTCCTGCATTTCCTATGGGATTACTTTGCGTTCCTCTCCACAATAGTTTCCCTTTATTCCATATTACTCTGGCTACTACTATTGCTAAACTTCCTAATCCTGAGGAGATTGATAATCCTAGGTAAGATTGAGGATATGCAGAGGTATTGGTGGTATTGGTTGCTGGGTGGTAGGAGATGGTAG
- a CDS encoding 30S ribosomal protein S3ae: protein MAAKRRVSATRDKWKLKQWYIIYAPDFFGSVEVGLTPADDPEKVLNRVVEVTLKDVTGDFTKGHVKLYFQVYDVKGQNAYTKFKGMKLARSYIRSLVRRRTTRIDGIFNITTKDGYKLRVMAMAIAMRRIQTSQERAIRKIMQEIIYKKAEELNFKDFVLEAVNGKIAAEIAKEAKKIYPLKKAEIRKIKVLGEPEVAA, encoded by the coding sequence ATGGCAGCTAAGAGGAGAGTTAGCGCAACTAGGGATAAGTGGAAGCTAAAGCAGTGGTACATTATTTACGCTCCAGACTTCTTCGGGAGCGTTGAAGTTGGATTGACTCCGGCTGACGATCCTGAAAAGGTGCTCAACAGAGTTGTCGAGGTAACGCTAAAAGATGTAACTGGGGACTTCACCAAGGGCCACGTCAAGCTTTACTTCCAGGTTTATGACGTCAAGGGACAGAACGCCTACACCAAGTTCAAAGGCATGAAGCTTGCGAGGAGCTACATAAGGTCACTCGTTAGGAGGAGAACTACAAGGATCGACGGAATATTCAATATAACGACTAAGGATGGCTACAAGCTTAGGGTTATGGCCATGGCTATAGCAATGAGGAGAATCCAGACGAGCCAGGAGAGGGCCATAAGGAAGATCATGCAAGAGATAATCTACAAGAAAGCTGAAGAACTCAACTTCAAGGACTTCGTTCTCGAAGCCGTAAACGGAAAGATAGCTGCTGAGATAGCCAAGGAGGCAAAGAAGATATACCCGCTGAAGAAGGCGGAAATAAGAAAGATAAAGGTGCTTGGAGAACCCGAGGTTGCGGCTTAA
- a CDS encoding ThiF family adenylyltransferase produces MLSERELERYDRQIMLFGVEGQEKLKRAKVAVVGVGGLGSPVAYYLTAAGVGTILLIDEQTPELSNLNRQILHWEEDLGRNPKPLSAKWKLERFNSDVRIETFVGKLTQENVHEVLKNVNIIVDCLDNFETRYLLDDYAHERGIPLVHGAVEGLYGQVTTIIPGKTRRLREIFPKVRKKGKFPILGATAGIIASIQVAEVVKLITGYGKPLANKLLIIDLANNAYEIIEL; encoded by the coding sequence ATGCTGAGCGAGAGGGAACTTGAACGTTACGACAGACAGATAATGCTTTTCGGCGTTGAGGGGCAAGAAAAGTTAAAGAGGGCTAAAGTCGCGGTAGTTGGGGTTGGCGGTTTGGGAAGTCCCGTAGCTTATTACCTTACAGCGGCCGGCGTTGGGACTATCCTGCTGATAGATGAGCAAACGCCAGAGTTAAGCAACTTGAACAGGCAGATACTCCACTGGGAGGAAGATCTTGGCAGGAATCCAAAGCCTCTCTCTGCTAAATGGAAGCTTGAAAGGTTTAACTCTGATGTTAGGATAGAAACGTTCGTTGGTAAGCTTACCCAGGAAAACGTACACGAAGTACTGAAGAACGTCAATATTATAGTTGACTGCCTTGACAACTTCGAGACTAGGTACCTCTTGGATGACTACGCTCACGAGAGGGGAATTCCCTTGGTTCACGGTGCGGTTGAGGGATTATATGGACAAGTAACGACGATAATCCCAGGAAAAACAAGAAGGTTAAGGGAAATATTCCCCAAAGTCAGAAAGAAGGGCAAGTTCCCAATTTTGGGAGCTACTGCCGGCATAATTGCGAGTATTCAAGTCGCTGAAGTTGTTAAGCTCATTACGGGCTATGGAAAACCCTTGGCCAATAAACTTCTAATAATTGACCTTGCGAACAATGCTTATGAAATTATAGAACTGTAG
- a CDS encoding KEOPS complex subunit Pcc1, with protein sequence MNIKANVELVWEYDDERVAKAVANAVNVDNISIPEELKKSLNLVTFPEGAKVITKVKYEGEIETLIVALDDLIFAIKVAEEVL encoded by the coding sequence ATGAATATCAAAGCTAATGTTGAATTAGTGTGGGAGTACGATGATGAGAGGGTCGCAAAGGCTGTAGCTAATGCAGTAAATGTTGATAACATTTCTATCCCTGAAGAGCTTAAGAAAAGTTTAAATCTTGTTACCTTCCCCGAAGGAGCGAAGGTAATAACAAAAGTTAAATATGAAGGAGAGATTGAAACCCTCATAGTCGCTCTCGATGATTTGATATTCGCGATTAAAGTTGCTGAGGAGGTGTTATGA
- a CDS encoding DUF4152 family protein, with protein MRIVAADTGGAVLDDTFQPLGLIATVAVLVEKPYKTASEVMVRFANPYDYDLSGRQAIKDEMELAIELAKKVKPDVIHLDSTLGGIEVRKLDEPTIDALGISDRGKEVWKDLSKELQPLARRFWEETGIEIVAIGKSSVPIRIAEIYSGIYSAIWAIKEAQEKGHVLVGLPRYMEVSIEGNKVIGRSLDPREYGLFGVVKFEPPEGLKWEVYPNPLVRRFLIFEVTSKH; from the coding sequence ATGAGAATCGTAGCTGCTGATACTGGAGGAGCGGTCCTTGATGATACTTTCCAGCCCTTAGGATTAATAGCGACGGTGGCAGTTCTCGTTGAAAAGCCGTATAAAACCGCAAGTGAAGTTATGGTTCGCTTTGCGAACCCCTATGATTACGATCTTAGTGGGAGACAGGCAATTAAGGATGAGATGGAATTGGCAATAGAGCTTGCTAAAAAAGTTAAGCCTGATGTTATCCACTTAGATTCTACATTGGGTGGGATAGAGGTTAGAAAGCTTGATGAGCCAACGATAGATGCCCTTGGAATATCCGATAGGGGTAAAGAAGTCTGGAAAGATCTTTCGAAGGAACTTCAGCCCTTAGCTAGAAGATTCTGGGAGGAAACTGGAATAGAGATAGTGGCAATCGGAAAGAGTAGCGTTCCTATAAGGATAGCAGAGATATACTCTGGAATATACTCAGCTATTTGGGCCATTAAAGAAGCCCAGGAGAAGGGTCATGTGCTTGTAGGTCTCCCACGGTATATGGAGGTTAGTATAGAGGGGAATAAAGTAATAGGAAGAAGCCTTGATCCCAGGGAATACGGTCTTTTTGGAGTAGTTAAGTTCGAACCTCCAGAAGGCTTAAAGTGGGAGGTATATCCAAATCCCTTGGTTAGAAGGTTTCTTATATTCGAAGTTACCTCCAAACATTGA
- a CDS encoding ArsR/SmtB family transcription factor, protein MKVRELIEKLSERQKKTVMRCLEKCNIMDLDEEIEVYPRSDVNRFLKILSNPIRYGILKMLMNRWMCVCLIAEALEVDQTLVSHHLRILKELNILEEKREGKLRFYRTNKEKLKEYLDALLEDLNYEPPERC, encoded by the coding sequence ATGAAGGTCAGGGAACTTATTGAAAAACTAAGTGAAAGGCAAAAAAAGACCGTCATGAGATGCCTCGAAAAGTGTAATATCATGGACCTTGACGAAGAAATAGAAGTTTATCCAAGGAGCGATGTTAACAGATTTCTGAAGATACTCTCCAACCCAATAAGGTATGGAATATTAAAGATGCTTATGAACAGATGGATGTGTGTATGCTTAATTGCTGAAGCTCTGGAAGTCGATCAGACCTTAGTTAGTCACCACTTAAGAATCTTGAAGGAGCTTAATATATTGGAGGAGAAGAGAGAAGGCAAGCTCAGATTCTATAGGACAAACAAGGAAAAACTTAAGGAATATCTAGATGCCCTACTGGAGGATTTGAACTATGAGCCTCCAGAAAGATGTTGA
- a CDS encoding 30S ribosomal protein S15 — MARMHARKRGKSGSKRPPRTAPPIWLEHITVEEIENLVVKLRKEGYSTAMIGTILRDQYGIPTVKLFKDPDNPNRNLTITRILEKHGLAPEIPEDLMFLIRRAVNLRKHLEQHPKDLHSMRGLQLIESKIRRLVKYYKRKGKLPKDWRYDPEQAKLLVR, encoded by the coding sequence ATGGCGAGGATGCATGCTAGGAAGAGAGGCAAAAGCGGTTCAAAGAGGCCCCCAAGGACTGCTCCCCCAATATGGCTTGAGCACATAACCGTTGAGGAGATTGAAAACCTAGTAGTTAAGCTAAGGAAGGAAGGTTACAGCACCGCAATGATAGGGACGATCCTTAGGGATCAGTATGGGATTCCCACGGTCAAGCTCTTCAAGGATCCTGATAACCCCAACAGGAACCTAACGATAACAAGGATCCTTGAGAAGCATGGCCTTGCCCCGGAGATTCCGGAGGATTTGATGTTCCTAATTAGAAGGGCCGTCAACCTGAGGAAGCACCTTGAGCAGCACCCCAAGGATCTGCACTCAATGCGCGGTTTGCAGTTGATCGAAAGCAAGATTAGAAGGTTAGTTAAGTACTACAAGAGGAAGGGCAAGCTTCCAAAGGACTGGAGATACGACCCAGAGCAAGCAAAGCTTCTCGTTCGCTGA
- a CDS encoding Lrp/AsnC family transcriptional regulator gives MKKLDKVDLQLIKVLSQNSRLTYRELAEMLDTTRQRIARRMEKLKKLGVIKKFTILPDLEKLGYIYAVVLIKLKPMADVDRVISDISDIEYVKIVEKGVGRYNLIVHILVPKDLSGAENRVNEFLSNVKDIENVEIVFVSKVPKFEII, from the coding sequence ATGAAGAAACTCGATAAGGTTGATTTGCAATTAATTAAGGTATTATCCCAAAATTCTCGCCTTACCTATAGGGAATTAGCGGAAATGTTGGACACAACAAGGCAGAGAATTGCCAGGAGAATGGAGAAGTTAAAAAAATTAGGAGTTATCAAAAAATTTACAATCCTACCCGATCTTGAGAAATTAGGTTACATATATGCAGTGGTACTGATAAAACTAAAACCGATGGCAGATGTTGATAGGGTCATCAGCGATATCTCCGATATTGAATACGTCAAAATTGTGGAGAAGGGAGTGGGAAGGTACAACCTTATAGTGCATATCCTCGTTCCGAAGGATCTTAGTGGCGCTGAAAACAGGGTTAATGAGTTCTTATCGAATGTTAAAGATATAGAAAATGTTGAAATAGTATTCGTGAGCAAAGTTCCAAAATTTGAAATAATTTAA
- a CDS encoding HIT family protein, protein MKILWAPWRIEYIRSPKYEGCIFCDFPKENRDKERLILYRGKNAFIIMNNYPYNPGHVMVAPYRHVSSIEDLTEEEMLEIMKLAALVMKAIRKVMKPDGFNLGFNIGKVAGAGIDGHVHLHIVPRWNGDTNFMPVIADTKVIPESLKQAYDEIKQAIEEIENAEREGT, encoded by the coding sequence ATGAAGATACTATGGGCCCCATGGAGGATTGAATATATAAGATCGCCCAAATACGAGGGCTGTATCTTCTGTGACTTCCCGAAGGAGAACAGGGATAAGGAAAGGCTCATTCTATACCGCGGAAAGAATGCTTTCATAATAATGAACAACTATCCCTACAACCCTGGACACGTTATGGTTGCACCGTACAGGCACGTGAGTAGCATAGAGGATCTAACGGAGGAGGAGATGCTCGAAATCATGAAGCTAGCGGCATTGGTAATGAAGGCCATAAGGAAGGTCATGAAGCCCGATGGCTTTAACCTGGGCTTTAATATAGGCAAGGTTGCCGGGGCTGGAATAGATGGGCACGTACACCTTCACATAGTGCCAAGGTGGAACGGGGACACAAACTTTATGCCAGTAATCGCGGACACTAAGGTAATCCCCGAGTCGCTTAAACAAGCCTACGATGAAATCAAACAAGCAATAGAGGAGATTGAAAATGCTGAGCGAGAGGGAACTTGA